The Candidatus Woesearchaeota archaeon genome window below encodes:
- a CDS encoding NUDIX domain-containing protein, giving the protein MPELIHAYDQQGTIVETGTKRDILNKQREYAITNGESPFAVPSVLLLLTHPEDGFFSVQRSNRREDPLLWSETASGHIAIDEDPNTALLREGREEINVDIIIAGSLEEYRARLRLDNLIDHAVVRPIDFRPWMGAYRIDRETHARWMKRTRTSVYAGVYRGEVQCSSEGGGEDDSNGLGETLAVQKFKKDDLVARIAAGDPRFRHQLTMAVRDYHAFIEEPLEQPTGK; this is encoded by the coding sequence ATGCCCGAGCTTATCCATGCGTATGATCAACAAGGCACTATTGTTGAGACCGGAACAAAGAGAGACATCCTTAACAAACAGAGGGAATATGCTATTACCAACGGAGAGAGTCCCTTTGCAGTCCCCTCAGTACTTCTTCTTCTGACGCATCCTGAAGACGGATTTTTTTCAGTACAGCGATCTAACCGCCGTGAAGATCCGCTTCTTTGGAGCGAGACCGCTTCAGGACATATTGCGATAGACGAAGACCCTAACACTGCCCTTTTGCGGGAGGGCCGTGAAGAGATAAATGTGGACATTATTATTGCTGGTTCGCTTGAAGAGTATCGTGCTCGACTTCGTCTCGATAATCTGATTGACCATGCTGTTGTCCGCCCTATTGATTTTCGACCATGGATGGGTGCCTATCGGATTGACCGAGAAACACATGCGCGTTGGATGAAGCGTACCCGTACCAGTGTTTATGCTGGTGTATACCGTGGTGAAGTTCAATGCAGTAGCGAAGGTGGTGGTGAAGACGATAGTAACGGATTGGGAGAAACATTGGCGGTTCAGAAATTTAAAAAAGATGATTTAGTGGCGAGGATAGCTGCGGGTGATCCTCGGTTTCGCCATCAATTAACTATGGCAGTGCGTGACTATCACGCATTTATCGAAGAGCCATTAGAACAACCTACCGGGAAATAA
- the gyrB gene encoding DNA topoisomerase (ATP-hydrolyzing) subunit B, which yields MDENEQPTPTQEAVQEPAQKAPEAPQTSQTTKGADTYTAEHIQVLQGLEAVRKRPAMYIGTVGSRGLHHLVYEVVDNSIDEALAGFCTEIIVIINEDNSVTVIDNGRGIPTDIHPKFNMPALEVVMTKLHAGGKFDNKSYKVSGGLHGVGISVVNALSKKLIVVTKRNGKVCSMSFSRGNSDGPMKHDGDTSETGTTVTFWPDEQIFEAVNFSFDILSSRLRELAFLNKGLKITIKDLRKGEGEESDGKEQVFQYEGGIKSFVEFLNKNKNPLHPVVYFEKTKDDIILEIAMAYNDGYQETVFSFANNINTIEGGTHLIGFKAALTKCMNKYASQHKLSKEENKITGEDALEGISAVISIKLSQPQFEGQTKTKLGNSDVKGIVESLVNSTLGSFLEENPAVGRIIIAKCISAADAREAARKARELTRRKSALDGASLPGKLADCSSKDPAKCELYLTEGDSAGGSAKQGRNREYQAILPLRGKILNVEKARLHKIFANNEIVTMVTAIGTGIGEEFKIEKTRYHKIVLMTDADVDGQHITCLLLTFFYRYMKQLIEAGYIYLASPPLYKVSKGKTIHYAYNDAEKDVFVQQIGDGVTIQRYKGLGEMNPDQLWDTTMDPATRTLKKVTIEDAVGADIIFSILMGDQVEPRKKFIYENARKAVNIDV from the coding sequence ATGGACGAAAACGAACAACCAACCCCGACGCAGGAAGCAGTGCAGGAACCAGCACAAAAAGCGCCTGAAGCCCCTCAAACCAGCCAAACAACCAAGGGCGCAGACACTTACACGGCAGAGCACATTCAAGTATTACAAGGCTTAGAAGCCGTCAGAAAGCGTCCTGCGATGTACATTGGCACGGTTGGCAGCAGAGGGCTCCATCATCTGGTCTATGAAGTGGTGGACAACTCCATCGACGAAGCATTGGCTGGTTTCTGTACTGAAATCATCGTCATCATCAATGAAGATAATTCAGTCACGGTCATCGACAACGGCCGCGGCATTCCGACAGATATACATCCAAAGTTCAACATGCCAGCGCTTGAAGTGGTGATGACCAAGCTACATGCCGGCGGCAAGTTTGACAATAAATCATACAAAGTTTCCGGTGGGCTCCACGGCGTCGGCATTTCAGTCGTCAACGCGCTTTCGAAAAAATTAATTGTAGTCACCAAGCGAAACGGCAAAGTATGCTCCATGTCGTTTTCGCGGGGAAATAGCGACGGGCCTATGAAACATGACGGCGACACATCTGAAACCGGTACCACGGTTACCTTCTGGCCGGATGAGCAAATCTTTGAAGCAGTCAATTTCAGTTTTGATATTCTTTCATCCCGACTTAGAGAACTGGCGTTCCTCAACAAAGGCCTCAAAATTACCATCAAAGACCTTCGAAAAGGTGAAGGAGAAGAAAGCGATGGAAAAGAGCAAGTCTTCCAATACGAAGGCGGCATCAAATCATTTGTCGAGTTTTTGAACAAGAACAAAAATCCGCTGCATCCGGTTGTGTACTTTGAAAAAACAAAAGATGACATCATTCTCGAGATTGCGATGGCGTACAATGACGGCTATCAGGAAACGGTGTTTTCATTCGCCAACAATATCAACACGATTGAAGGTGGTACACACCTCATCGGGTTTAAGGCAGCGCTCACCAAATGTATGAACAAATATGCCAGTCAACATAAATTGAGCAAAGAAGAAAACAAAATTACCGGCGAGGATGCGCTCGAAGGCATCAGCGCGGTTATCTCAATCAAGCTTTCCCAGCCACAATTTGAAGGCCAGACCAAGACAAAACTGGGCAATTCAGACGTGAAAGGCATTGTTGAATCACTTGTTAATTCCACGTTGGGTTCGTTCCTTGAGGAAAATCCTGCAGTTGGACGCATAATCATAGCCAAATGCATCAGCGCAGCAGATGCGCGCGAAGCAGCAAGAAAAGCACGCGAACTCACGCGAAGAAAATCTGCCCTTGATGGCGCAAGCCTGCCGGGAAAATTAGCAGACTGCAGCAGCAAGGATCCAGCAAAATGTGAACTCTACTTAACTGAAGGAGACAGCGCAGGCGGCAGTGCAAAACAGGGAAGAAACAGAGAATATCAAGCGATTCTTCCGCTGCGTGGCAAGATTCTGAACGTCGAAAAAGCGCGCCTGCACAAAATTTTTGCAAACAACGAAATTGTAACCATGGTCACGGCAATTGGCACGGGCATTGGTGAAGAATTCAAAATCGAAAAGACACGCTATCATAAAATTGTGCTCATGACTGATGCGGATGTTGACGGCCAGCATATCACCTGCTTGTTACTCACCTTTTTCTACCGCTACATGAAACAGCTTATTGAAGCTGGTTACATCTATCTTGCCAGCCCACCATTGTATAAAGTTAGCAAGGGCAAAACGATTCACTACGCGTACAACGATGCAGAAAAGGACGTGTTTGTGCAGCAAATCGGTGATGGCGTAACCATCCAGCGCTACAAAGGCCTGGGAGAAATGAACCCCGACCAGCTTTGGGATACCACCATGGATCCTGCGACACGCACACTTAAAAAAGTGACCATTGAAGATGCGGTTGGCGCCGACATCATATTCTCGATTCTTATGGGCGACCAAGTCGAGCCGCGCAAGAAATTTATCTACGAGAACGCGCGCAAGGCGGTTAATATTGATGTTTAA
- a CDS encoding class I SAM-dependent methyltransferase, with protein sequence MLRDIAVFAHSVVRAGVSNGFTHYWDSAPDEDLHALVNHLSNVEDTERSLLRRILRETNPTSLLDVACGPATEKTGYDKYGLGIDYTGLDASRYMLHVAKQRHPDSTFVRANVQELPFRDATFDAVLLKHILEHLPAYEDAIHESLRVARDTVIIDFFHALIPIGRNIHLKDRRGFHNNWYSRPKFHSFLDTCSITGYELRQTTGTAGQTADVYVLHKR encoded by the coding sequence ATGCTTAGAGACATAGCAGTATTTGCACACTCGGTCGTACGCGCAGGAGTATCTAATGGTTTTACCCATTATTGGGATTCTGCACCAGATGAAGATTTACATGCTCTTGTTAATCACCTATCCAATGTGGAAGATACAGAACGGTCGCTCCTGCGCCGCATTCTTCGGGAAACAAATCCAACGTCACTGCTTGATGTAGCCTGCGGGCCTGCTACTGAAAAAACCGGCTATGACAAATACGGATTAGGTATTGATTATACCGGATTAGATGCGAGCAGGTATATGTTACATGTCGCAAAACAAAGGCATCCTGATTCAACATTTGTGAGAGCAAACGTTCAAGAACTCCCCTTCAGAGATGCCACGTTTGATGCAGTCTTATTAAAACATATTTTAGAACATCTCCCTGCCTATGAAGATGCGATACATGAATCATTACGAGTCGCACGAGATACCGTCATTATTGACTTTTTCCACGCCTTAATTCCGATTGGCAGAAATATCCATCTGAAAGATAGAAGAGGATTTCATAACAATTGGTATAGTCGGCCAAAATTTCATTCATTTTTGGATACCTGTTCTATAACGGGATATGAGCTTCGCCAAACAACCGGCACTGCGGGACAGACTGCGGATGTATATGTTTTACATAAAAGATAA
- a CDS encoding potassium channel family protein produces MPKKEKEKEKDIDVNRFLKTIKNKELPEVTKSIMTGQVRRKLVLEQIRRNLLLGSIRQQTFRTWIDRLSFPRILTVWLGIIILFGFFYSSFATSHSYLHYNQLNQNVESLKDAVYFSFVTATTTGFGDIVPLGFFKLLAIVEVLFGLLLLALVTSKLVSIKQDIILTELYEFSFEEKLNRLRSSLLYFRQNLNRIMGKIEENHFHKRDTSEININLSSFEHILTEIFALVSKSPEHQFIKNLDPVNAGLILNSVITSFEKVHELIILLDQHKIQWRSDAILTLIRKNILLTEELFIKMNASHAMTKGISNDVNTRKNKIISQIKGKLPAPTDKPLNKFF; encoded by the coding sequence ATGCCAAAAAAAGAGAAAGAAAAAGAGAAGGACATAGATGTTAACCGTTTTCTGAAAACAATCAAGAACAAAGAGCTTCCTGAAGTAACTAAAAGTATCATGACCGGCCAGGTGCGCCGCAAGCTGGTTCTTGAGCAGATACGCAGAAACCTCCTGCTCGGCAGTATTCGCCAGCAAACATTCCGCACATGGATTGATCGGCTGTCATTCCCCCGCATTCTCACCGTGTGGCTTGGTATCATCATATTATTTGGCTTTTTCTACTCCTCGTTTGCAACCAGTCATTCTTACCTTCATTACAACCAGCTAAACCAAAATGTTGAGTCACTCAAAGATGCGGTCTATTTCAGTTTTGTCACGGCAACAACAACGGGCTTCGGTGACATCGTACCCTTAGGATTCTTCAAACTGCTTGCTATCGTTGAAGTGCTGTTCGGCCTGCTTCTGCTTGCCTTGGTTACCTCGAAACTCGTGTCCATCAAGCAGGACATCATACTTACTGAACTGTATGAATTTTCATTCGAGGAAAAGCTCAATCGGCTCCGTTCCTCTCTGTTATACTTCCGGCAAAACCTGAACCGCATCATGGGAAAAATTGAGGAAAACCATTTCCACAAACGGGACACCAGCGAAATCAATATCAATCTTTCTTCGTTCGAACATATCCTCACTGAAATATTTGCCCTTGTCAGCAAATCACCTGAACATCAGTTTATCAAAAATCTCGACCCAGTCAACGCCGGCCTCATTCTGAACAGTGTCATCACCTCATTTGAAAAAGTGCATGAGTTGATTATACTTCTGGACCAGCACAAAATCCAGTGGCGCAGCGATGCAATACTCACGCTCATCCGCAAAAACATTCTCCTGACTGAGGAACTGTTCATTAAAATGAATGCATCACATGCCATGACCAAAGGAATCAGCAACGACGTCAACACGCGCAAGAACAAAATCATCAGCCAAATCAAGGGAAAACTGCCGGCGCCGACGGACAAGCCGCTGAATAAGTTTTTTTAA
- a CDS encoding methyltransferase has translation MNRTPILKSIADEYHLLAGKMLQKKTFMKPTSIGYFAGARIDDIHDIFEKIHLEKYKKFIDLGSGDGRVVLMAAAYTNAVGVELDDELFATAQRMQKKLGVKHGALKKALFVKKNYLTDIHLGEYDVIFINPDNPLYELEKKLGKEMKKDAILIVYNAVYAPLNMKLKKTIGVGPSAGFVYTL, from the coding sequence ATGAATCGCACGCCTATTTTGAAAAGCATTGCTGACGAATACCATCTTCTTGCCGGGAAAATGCTTCAGAAAAAGACATTCATGAAACCAACGAGCATTGGCTATTTTGCCGGCGCGCGAATTGATGACATTCACGATATTTTTGAGAAAATCCATCTGGAAAAATACAAAAAATTCATTGATCTTGGCAGTGGTGATGGTCGGGTAGTGCTGATGGCAGCGGCGTACACGAACGCGGTTGGTGTTGAATTAGATGATGAATTGTTTGCCACAGCACAGCGCATGCAGAAAAAGTTGGGAGTAAAACATGGGGCGCTGAAAAAAGCGTTGTTCGTCAAAAAAAATTATTTGACGGACATTCACCTCGGTGAATACGACGTCATTTTCATCAATCCAGACAATCCGTTGTATGAGCTTGAAAAAAAACTCGGGAAAGAAATGAAAAAAGATGCCATACTGATTGTGTACAATGCGGTGTATGCGCCGCTGAACATGAAACTCAAGAAGACGATTGGTGTCGGGCCGAGCGCAGGGTTTGTGTATACACTCTAA
- a CDS encoding GTPase, with translation MNMQELLKVETADTYLDHAFHAATERAGIMRTKKDEKTRMDNLQKSRTIEKIKVKTVTANLTRALHKILSSFPNFSELPRFYQELVRLRLDFHEFKHSLGAVQWMHDKANELQRDYSNKIDAARTIADINNHRRAFYGRIASFLKQVDPQFKLLDDMRKILKEFPTIKTSMPTACLFGFPNVGKSTLLAKLTTAKPEIKAYPFTTKNINTGYLKEPGIKIQIIDAPGTLDRFEKMNDIEKQAYLAVKHCADLVVYVFDPTDEVPEEDQLKLLETVKKYCKEIVVYISKTDIADKKVVDKTIAAVKKEKIKELFTDIEELKKRLLLLPPKEKMPVEKKEYERVSHDDGDEEDDEDDGDDHPSNKYNKEE, from the coding sequence ATGAACATGCAAGAGCTCCTCAAAGTTGAAACTGCTGACACCTATCTCGATCACGCGTTTCACGCAGCAACTGAACGTGCAGGGATTATGCGCACTAAGAAAGATGAAAAAACGCGCATGGATAACCTGCAAAAATCAAGAACAATCGAAAAAATAAAGGTAAAAACAGTCACCGCGAACCTTACGCGTGCACTGCACAAAATTTTGAGTTCGTTTCCAAACTTTTCAGAGCTGCCTCGCTTCTATCAAGAACTGGTTCGCCTGCGCCTTGACTTTCACGAATTCAAACATTCACTGGGGGCAGTGCAATGGATGCATGACAAGGCCAACGAATTACAGCGGGACTATTCCAATAAAATTGATGCTGCGCGAACAATCGCTGACATTAACAACCACCGGCGCGCATTTTATGGCAGAATCGCATCGTTTCTGAAACAAGTTGACCCCCAGTTTAAATTGCTTGACGACATGAGGAAAATACTGAAAGAGTTTCCCACCATCAAGACCTCCATGCCAACCGCCTGCCTTTTTGGCTTTCCCAACGTTGGAAAATCAACGCTCCTTGCAAAATTGACCACAGCAAAGCCGGAAATCAAGGCGTACCCATTCACAACAAAAAACATCAACACCGGGTATCTCAAAGAGCCGGGAATAAAGATACAAATCATCGACGCGCCCGGCACCCTTGACCGCTTTGAAAAAATGAATGACATCGAAAAGCAGGCGTACCTTGCGGTGAAACACTGCGCCGACCTTGTGGTGTATGTATTTGACCCGACGGATGAAGTGCCGGAAGAAGACCAGCTGAAATTACTTGAAACGGTTAAAAAATATTGCAAGGAAATAGTAGTCTACATCTCAAAGACTGACATTGCCGATAAAAAAGTAGTTGACAAAACTATTGCTGCGGTAAAAAAAGAAAAAATAAAAGAACTCTTTACTGATATTGAAGAATTAAAAAAGCGCCTGCTTCTTTTGCCGCCGAAAGAAAAAATGCCGGTTGAAAAAAAGGAGTATGAGCGGGTTTCTCACGATGACGGCGATGAAGAAGACGATGAGGATGATGGTGATGACCATCCCAGTAACAAGTACAATAAGGAAGAATGA
- a CDS encoding DUF1761 domain-containing protein, producing the protein MAFQLAGISLFPVLGAAVTAMAIGAFWYSPACFGKVWIKLSGVSDATMQKAKKNGMGKYYAAAFLSNVVMAFVLSLVIKEISNPGAIAGAFIGVLVWLGFIATVSLGMVLWEGKPFKLYLLNNAHELVILVVMGAILGAF; encoded by the coding sequence ATGGCATTTCAACTTGCAGGAATTTCATTATTTCCCGTTCTCGGCGCAGCAGTTACAGCAATGGCAATCGGTGCATTTTGGTACTCGCCTGCCTGCTTTGGCAAGGTGTGGATAAAATTGAGCGGTGTCAGTGACGCAACTATGCAAAAAGCAAAGAAGAATGGCATGGGAAAATATTATGCAGCAGCGTTTTTGTCGAATGTGGTCATGGCGTTTGTTCTTTCGTTGGTGATTAAGGAAATAAGCAACCCCGGAGCGATTGCTGGCGCGTTCATTGGAGTCCTTGTTTGGCTCGGATTTATCGCAACCGTCAGTCTTGGCATGGTGTTATGGGAAGGCAAGCCATTCAAGCTGTACCTGCTCAATAATGCCCATGAACTTGTCATCCTTGTGGTGATGGGTGCAATACTGGGGGCGTTTTGA
- a CDS encoding ribonuclease HI family protein: protein MSMRKIFINCDGGSRGNPGPAAIGVVLWDEKRKKLKAVGERIGNTTNNVAEYTALIRAFELAEKSDAREVEVCMDSELVIRQLLGRYKIKATHLRPLFDKVKMLEKHFEKVTYKSVPRSDPHQQEADRLVNEALDNL from the coding sequence ATGTCCATGCGTAAAATATTCATCAACTGCGATGGCGGCAGCCGAGGAAATCCCGGGCCAGCAGCCATTGGTGTAGTGCTCTGGGACGAGAAAAGAAAGAAGCTGAAAGCAGTGGGCGAACGTATTGGAAACACGACAAATAATGTGGCTGAATACACCGCGCTTATTCGGGCGTTTGAACTTGCTGAAAAAAGTGACGCCCGCGAAGTGGAAGTCTGCATGGATTCTGAACTGGTGATTCGCCAGCTTCTTGGCCGGTATAAAATTAAGGCTACGCATCTGCGCCCGCTGTTTGACAAAGTAAAAATGCTGGAAAAGCATTTTGAAAAGGTAACGTATAAATCGGTTCCACGCTCTGACCCGCACCAACAGGAAGCTGACCGGCTGGTGAATGAAGCGCTTGATAATTTATAA
- a CDS encoding MTAP family purine nucleoside phosphorylase, with translation MTLDGKLAIIGGSGINDSPEFQDAEWQIFETLHSNGFGNGRVEYQEFDGVIFIPRHGRHETVRHSPSTTQYGANLIAARMLGATTVVAFSCVGSLTPFMPVKEIVIPVDYIDESRRDDNLFGVGLVVHANPNPPFSEGLKKILFTQAAQCFPSVSTGVYVTIPGDRFGTAAEGTKRAQYAHIVGMTLCPEASMAMQLGLHYACAAFVVDMNTDANHEGETVRIMHEMGPVVQRYVHELVPPAKEFARDPPKLVQLVGNIIPGKMERVPGYCPALRQIAEELVQKYCA, from the coding sequence ATGACACTTGACGGAAAACTTGCCATCATCGGCGGCTCGGGCATTAATGACAGCCCTGAATTTCAGGACGCAGAATGGCAGATATTTGAGACACTTCATTCTAATGGGTTTGGCAATGGTCGTGTCGAATATCAAGAATTTGATGGTGTCATTTTTATCCCGCGTCACGGTCGCCACGAAACAGTGCGCCATTCACCAAGTACAACGCAGTACGGCGCAAATCTGATTGCGGCACGAATGTTGGGTGCAACGACGGTTGTTGCATTTAGCTGTGTGGGAAGTCTTACTCCTTTCATGCCTGTAAAAGAGATTGTTATACCTGTTGATTATATTGATGAAAGTAGAAGAGACGATAACCTATTTGGCGTCGGGCTTGTTGTTCATGCAAACCCAAATCCCCCCTTCTCTGAAGGGCTTAAAAAAATTCTGTTTACTCAAGCTGCTCAGTGTTTTCCCAGCGTGAGTACGGGCGTTTATGTAACTATTCCCGGCGACCGATTTGGCACTGCTGCTGAAGGAACTAAACGTGCGCAGTACGCTCATATTGTCGGCATGACGCTCTGTCCGGAGGCATCAATGGCAATGCAGCTTGGCCTGCATTACGCGTGCGCCGCGTTTGTCGTTGACATGAACACTGATGCAAACCATGAAGGCGAAACAGTGCGCATCATGCACGAAATGGGGCCAGTGGTACAGCGTTATGTGCACGAGCTGGTCCCTCCTGCAAAAGAATTTGCGCGCGACCCACCGAAACTGGTGCAGCTCGTTGGCAACATTATTCCGGGAAAAATGGAGAGGGTTCCTGGATATTGTCCTGCGTTACGACAAATTGCTGAAGAACTTGTTCAGAAATATTGCGCTTAA
- a CDS encoding mechanosensitive ion channel family protein: MIGLFQIPYVASLTNLYDQAQTAIGNKYLFALAILIAFYVLSKLFLWITEKIVLRVTAKTSTSIDDQLVHTAKRPISLILLMFGIKLAVLPLGMVGKAGELISILITTSIIIFATIAVIRIIIIIIDNWGHHWAQRTKSSVDDAVLPLFRKMVKIVLWIFCALFILSYWGFDIRGLLAGVGIAGLAIGFAVKDSLANIFGGISLILDKAIRTGDIIKLDSGEEGTVLDVGLRSTKIKTLDNEVIILPNGVLANSKVHNYKLPDLSARVVVPFNVAYGTDPDKVKKAIGDALKGLKEIMKDPPSTVKFIDMGEFALQFKALFWVPDVTQRKDKREEAVNLVYKTLNKYKIEIPFPTRVVYLKKK, translated from the coding sequence ATGATTGGCCTTTTCCAGATTCCATATGTTGCATCCTTAACAAACCTCTACGATCAGGCACAAACCGCCATCGGCAACAAGTATCTCTTTGCGCTCGCCATCCTCATTGCCTTTTACGTTCTTTCCAAACTTTTTTTGTGGATTACTGAAAAAATCGTGCTGCGCGTCACGGCAAAAACAAGCACATCCATTGATGACCAGCTGGTCCACACAGCAAAGCGGCCGATTTCGTTGATTCTGTTAATGTTTGGAATCAAGCTGGCAGTTCTTCCTCTTGGTATGGTGGGAAAAGCAGGAGAACTTATTTCAATACTGATTACCACGAGCATCATTATTTTTGCAACCATTGCCGTTATTCGCATCATAATTATTATCATTGACAATTGGGGCCATCACTGGGCGCAACGAACAAAATCGTCGGTTGACGACGCGGTGCTTCCCCTGTTTCGCAAAATGGTCAAAATCGTCCTTTGGATTTTTTGCGCCTTGTTCATTCTTTCGTACTGGGGCTTTGACATACGCGGCCTGCTCGCTGGCGTCGGCATTGCAGGTCTTGCCATCGGCTTCGCCGTAAAAGACAGCCTCGCCAACATTTTCGGTGGCATTTCGCTGATTCTTGACAAGGCAATCAGAACCGGCGACATCATCAAGCTGGACTCGGGCGAAGAAGGCACCGTGCTTGACGTCGGCCTGCGCTCGACAAAAATAAAGACGCTCGACAATGAAGTCATCATCCTGCCCAATGGTGTGCTGGCAAACTCAAAGGTACACAACTACAAATTACCAGATCTCTCCGCCCGCGTTGTGGTTCCCTTTAATGTTGCCTACGGCACTGACCCTGACAAGGTCAAAAAAGCAATTGGCGACGCATTAAAAGGACTGAAAGAGATTATGAAAGACCCCCCGTCAACTGTCAAATTCATTGACATGGGCGAATTTGCATTGCAATTCAAAGCCTTGTTTTGGGTGCCTGATGTGACACAGCGGAAAGACAAGCGCGAAGAGGCAGTTAATCTCGTCTACAAAACACTGAACAAGTACAAAATTGAAATTCCGTTCCCGACGCGCGTCGTGTATCTGAAAAAGAAGTGA